Part of the Aquimarina sp. MAR_2010_214 genome is shown below.
TGTTCATCATATCTACAATAGTAACCGCAGCAACAAAATCATTTCTCCCACTCAAAACTAAATTATTATGAATAGGATTTGTGTTTGGTGCAGCTGCTAGATATGTGAAATTAGCATTATCAGCTCTGCTGGTAAATACACCACTTGTTACGGCATCTTCTACCGTAGTTTTAGCAAATGCATTATCCACATCAGATAGTAGAATACCCATTCTTAGTTTTAAAGAAGCAGCAAATTTTTTCCATAGTGATGTATCTCCACCATAAATATTATCTGCAAGTCCAAAACTTCCTTTGCTTGTGTCTAATGCATTAATAGTAACTGTAAGTCTTTCTATAAGAGTTTTATATACCGTCTCACCTTCATCATATGTAGGTAATAAGTCATCAATGTCTAAGGCTTCTGCGTAGGGAACGTTTCCAAAAGTTTCTACTAAGATGCTATAAGTATAAACGGTTAATATTTCTATTACCTGAAGCTTATTGGCTTTAGTCTCAATATCTGTAGGTAGTGAATATTGAGTTTCTTCAATAACCTTAGCTGCTTCATCTAAATCTTTTAAAACATCTTTATAAAGAACACTCCAATGCGTAGCTGGAATGGTTCTTGTTACTTGGTCATATTGACTTTCTTGTAAATATGTTGTTTCCTGTAAATATTGTGCCCAGAGTTTGGTGTTATTGTTATTAACATTTAAATCAACCACTTGGTCAACTAAATTCTTCTGCGCACCAGTAAACAATGTTTCTCCAGGAACAGAAGATGGATCTTTAATATTCTCATTCAAACTCTCGAGGTTGTCCGAACAAGATGCTATAATTACCGCGGTAATTAGAATTAATATTTTTTTCATCTTTATTTTTTTAAAATTGTAATTTTAAGTTGAAACCAAAATCTCTAGTTGTTGGTAATGATCCAGTAGAATATCCTTGCAAATTACCAGAACCTAAACCTCCTTCAGGATCTTCATGAGGAATATTTTTGTCAATAATCCAAAGATTAGAACCAATTACACTAAAAGAGACATCATTTAAGAAGGTACGGTCAATTATTTTTTTAGGAAAAGTATATGTTAGGGAAACTTCTCGTAATTTTATATAACTAGCATCATAAACGAAAGCTGAGTCAGGAAAACCTCCATCAGATCCAAAAAGAGTATATTCATCTCCTGCAAGTCTTGTGGTATTTGGAGAGCCATCGGCAGTAACACCCGGATTGATAAAACCTCCACCGTCTGCTAAACTATTTCTTACTGGGTTTCCAAGATCATTTGTAAAAGCAGTTTCGGCATATAAACCAGTACCTAAACCATAATATTGATCCAAAGAGAATATATCCCCTCCTTTTTGAATGTCAATTAAAAAGCTAAAAGCAATATTTTTATAATTAAATTTATTGGAAATACCCATCAACCATTCTGGGTTTGTATCACCAATCACATTATTAGAAGCAGCAGTTTTTTCATAGTAACCATCTGCACCAACAATTCTCTGACCATTTAAATAGGTGTAATCTGTACCATAAATAACTCCATAAGGTTGTCCTATAGTAGCATTTATTGTTATACCTCCTTGAAAATCACCTAATTGAAGATTTTCGATACCATCTTCTAAGGAAATTACTTTATTTTCATTTTTAGACCAGTTTACATTTACGTCCCAGGAAAAATTTTGGGTCTGCACGGGAGTTCCGTTTACAGATAACTCAATCCCTTTGTTTTCAATTTCTCCAGCATTTAAGATTTTTGAAGTGTATCCCGTACCTCTACTAACTGGTACTCCAAAAATTTGATCTATAGAGTTGTTTATGTAATATGCGATATCAAACCCAAATCTACTTTTTAAAAGCTTCATTTCTAAACCAAGTTCTGTACTTGTTGTTCTTTCAGGTTTTAAATTTGGATTCTTTTTTACATCACCTACCGAAGTGCTAGCACTTCCAATAGGAGTATTTACATCCTTAACATCATATAAAAAGTCAAAAGGAGCACTGTTACCCACTTCTGCATAATTAGCTCTTATCTTACCAAAAGATATAATGTCTGTATCTAAAAGATTAGAAAAAACAAAACTACCTGCAACAGATGGGTAATAGAATGTGCTACTATCTTTTGGTAAAGTTGAAGAATGATCTCTTCTTATTGTACCATCCAAAAATAACATGTTTTTATACCCTAAAGATACACTAGCATACAGACCATCAACTCCAATTTTTTCATCTCTTTCAACAGGTAAAGGAAGCGGTCCTGCACTGTTCTGTAAAGAATATAGTCTAGGGACACTTAACCCACCACTGGTAGATGCATAAATAGATTGAAAATGATTTCTTCTAATGTTGGTTCCTAGAGTTCCTTTAA
Proteins encoded:
- a CDS encoding SusD/RagB family nutrient-binding outer membrane lipoprotein: MKKILILITAVIIASCSDNLESLNENIKDPSSVPGETLFTGAQKNLVDQVVDLNVNNNNTKLWAQYLQETTYLQESQYDQVTRTIPATHWSVLYKDVLKDLDEAAKVIEETQYSLPTDIETKANKLQVIEILTVYTYSILVETFGNVPYAEALDIDDLLPTYDEGETVYKTLIERLTVTINALDTSKGSFGLADNIYGGDTSLWKKFAASLKLRMGILLSDVDNAFAKTTVEDAVTSGVFTSRADNANFTYLAAAPNTNPIHNNLVLSGRNDFVAAVTIVDMMNTLNDPRRPLYFLEVPGTGNYIGGGIGMTSDFDSHSHVSAQVEAATTPGVILDYAEVEFLLAEAAARTFAVGGTAKSHYDIAVVESIESWGGSNADAMTYLAQPTVDYDTALAASTATTPWKEVIGNQKWIALFNRGLEAWTSIRLLDFPTLATPDKPKSGFPNRYTYPVIEQTLNPTNWTAGSAAIGGDLAETKLFWDLN